The proteins below come from a single Tachypleus tridentatus isolate NWPU-2018 chromosome 13, ASM421037v1, whole genome shotgun sequence genomic window:
- the LOC143238956 gene encoding transmembrane protein 17: METVRSAVDSVTQTVFPGIQISGKGRTRSYIKSGGEVISSLPLQMALYFNVYFSPVWFLTHICTLNLKYAVLSQLYKIVLVTVMVVVVIVEVPRLYLGYVGNLIEKVPELAGFWLLTLLLQFPLHALLLFNENTIILPLERAVDILMMTFIVFEIIAGYFAIKVIAHQQMTRFHQQMQHLEEFSLVDNQ; this comes from the exons ATGGAAACGGTTAGATCAGCTGTTGATTCAGTAACCCAAACAGTATTTCCTGGTATTCAAATTTCTGGCAAAGGTAGAACTAGAAGTTACATAAAATCGG GAGGTGAAGTAATAAGTAGCCTTCCCCTCCAGATGGCATtgtatttcaatgtttatttctCGCCTGTATGGTTTCTCACACATATATGTACTTTAAATTTAAAG tATGCAGTGTTGTCCCAACTCTATAAGATAGTCCTAGTGACTGTCATGGTGGTTGTGGTAATTGTGGAAGTACCACGTTTGTATTTGGGTTATGTTGGAAACTTAATTGAAaag gtTCCTGAATTGGCAGGTTTTTGGTTGTTGACTCTACTTCTTCAGTTTCCATTGCATGCATTGCTGCTGTttaatgaaaatacaataatactGCCACTGGAGCGAGCTGTAGATATACTTATGATGACATTCATTGTGTTTGAAATAATTGCTGGTTACTTTGCCATCAAAGTTATTGCTCATCAACAGATGACTCGGTTTCATCAACAAATGCAACATCTGGAAGAATTTAGTCTAGTGGATAATCAGTGA